From [Clostridium] symbiosum, a single genomic window includes:
- a CDS encoding patatin-like phospholipase family protein, whose protein sequence is MVRKVNLGQDKIKLDLSREYGLVLEGGGAKGSFQIGAWRALREAGIRIKGVSGVSVGALNGALICMDDPEKAEDIWHNINYSTVMDFNPGMGTLQEAAEEIKKLIKDRGIDITPLKKLLHETVDEEKIRNSACELFATTFSVSDMKLLNVDVKSMPDGKIEEILLASAYFPVFKTEKLGGKLYTDGGGFNNVPLDVLIDRGYQDIIVIRIYGIGYDREKKIKIPEETNIYHIAPREELGGVLEFDSKRSRKNMALGYLEASRLLYGLDGRRYYIYAPYEEPYYFDRMMSELELLKVYLSSVLDEETLSYLDGYRFYTENVFPELAVRMKLKEEWNYKDMYLGILEELATSLKITRYRVYKTDELVREIHKALLKSDGRLTVYE, encoded by the coding sequence ATGGTCAGAAAGGTAAACCTGGGGCAGGATAAGATTAAACTGGATTTGTCCAGGGAATACGGCCTTGTGCTGGAGGGCGGCGGAGCCAAGGGCTCCTTTCAGATTGGAGCCTGGCGGGCCCTCAGGGAGGCCGGAATCAGGATAAAGGGTGTATCGGGAGTCTCCGTCGGAGCGCTCAACGGAGCCTTAATATGCATGGATGATCCGGAAAAGGCGGAAGATATCTGGCATAACATCAATTATTCCACGGTCATGGATTTTAATCCGGGCATGGGAACCCTGCAGGAAGCGGCGGAGGAAATTAAAAAGCTTATAAAGGATCGCGGCATCGACATCACACCCCTGAAAAAACTCCTCCATGAGACCGTGGACGAGGAGAAAATCAGGAATTCCGCCTGTGAACTCTTTGCCACGACGTTCTCCGTTTCTGATATGAAATTGCTTAATGTGGATGTAAAATCCATGCCGGACGGCAAGATTGAAGAGATTCTTTTGGCCAGCGCCTATTTTCCGGTCTTTAAGACAGAGAAGCTGGGAGGAAAGCTCTACACGGACGGCGGCGGATTTAATAATGTTCCCCTGGATGTGCTGATTGACCGGGGCTACCAGGATATTATCGTCATCCGGATTTACGGGATTGGCTATGACCGGGAGAAAAAGATTAAGATTCCGGAGGAAACCAATATTTACCATATTGCACCCAGGGAAGAGCTGGGAGGCGTCCTGGAATTCGACAGCAAACGGAGCCGGAAGAATATGGCCCTCGGCTATCTGGAGGCGTCGCGCCTTCTCTATGGGCTGGACGGGCGGAGATATTATATCTATGCCCCTTATGAGGAACCGTATTATTTTGACAGAATGATGTCGGAGCTGGAACTGCTTAAGGTTTATCTGAGTTCAGTTCTGGATGAGGAAACCCTCTCCTATCTGGACGGTTACCGGTTTTACACGGAGAATGTATTTCCCGAACTGGCGGTCAGAATGAAGCTCAAAGAGGAATGGAATTACAAAGATATGTACCTGGGAATCCTGGAGGAACTGGCGACGTCACTGAAAATTACAAGATACCGTGTCTACAAAACGGATGAGCTGGTGAGGGAAATCCACAAAGCTCTTCTTAAATCCGACGGAAGACTTACCGTATATGAATGA
- a CDS encoding SPFH domain-containing protein, producing the protein MGAFISFVVIAIIVLLVLSSCIRIVPQAQALVVERLGAYLDTWSVGVHFKVPFIDRVAKRVILKEQVVDFAPQPVITKDNVTMKIDTVVFFQITDPKLFAYGVENPIMAIENLTATTLRNIIGDLELDQTLTSRETINTKMRSALDVATDPWGIKVNRVELKNIIPPAAIQDAMEKQMKAERERREVILRAEGEKKSAILVAEGKKASAILEAEAEKASAILRAEAEKEKRIREAEGQAEAIQKIQQANADGIRFIKEAGADSAVLQIKSLEAFAKAADGKATKIIIPSEIQGIAGLVKSLVEVGAKDDNAGAK; encoded by the coding sequence ATGGGAGCATTTATAAGTTTTGTCGTTATTGCGATTATCGTTCTGCTGGTACTTTCATCATGTATCAGAATCGTACCGCAGGCACAGGCACTTGTTGTGGAGCGTTTAGGCGCGTATTTGGATACATGGTCGGTAGGAGTTCATTTCAAGGTTCCTTTCATTGACCGTGTGGCCAAGAGAGTAATTCTGAAAGAGCAGGTAGTGGATTTCGCACCGCAGCCTGTTATCACAAAAGATAATGTTACGATGAAGATTGATACGGTTGTCTTCTTCCAGATTACGGATCCGAAGCTGTTTGCATACGGCGTGGAGAATCCGATTATGGCAATCGAGAACCTGACTGCCACTACACTGAGAAACATCATCGGTGATCTGGAACTTGACCAGACCCTGACCTCCCGAGAGACAATCAACACAAAGATGCGTTCCGCCCTTGACGTTGCCACCGACCCGTGGGGCATCAAGGTAAACCGTGTGGAGCTTAAGAACATCATTCCGCCGGCTGCCATCCAGGATGCGATGGAGAAACAGATGAAGGCAGAGCGTGAGCGCCGTGAGGTAATCCTCCGTGCGGAAGGTGAGAAGAAGTCGGCAATCCTTGTAGCGGAAGGTAAGAAAGCATCGGCTATCCTGGAAGCCGAGGCTGAGAAGGCATCAGCTATTCTCCGTGCGGAAGCCGAGAAGGAGAAGAGGATCCGTGAGGCCGAAGGCCAGGCGGAGGCAATCCAGAAGATCCAGCAGGCGAATGCGGATGGTATCCGTTTCATAAAAGAGGCCGGCGCCGACAGCGCAGTTCTCCAGATTAAGAGCCTGGAGGCATTTGCAAAGGCCGCAGACGGCAAGGCAACGAAAATCATTATTCCGTCGGAGATTCAGGGAATTGCAGGTCTTGTAAAATCCCTTGTGGAAGTCGGAGCGAAAGATGACAATGCCGGTGCAAAATAG